One window from the genome of Thalassospira xiamenensis M-5 = DSM 17429 encodes:
- a CDS encoding TRAP transporter large permease, translating into MIDAHVALMMLGIFIMLVFLGFPVAFTLMALGIGFGYYAYFDAGRMWRAFNRLAEDSDSLTSAITWVEGAVNNRIFDLFINQTYTVMSNEVLTAVPLFLFMGYIVERANIVNRLFSTLNIAAKNVPGSLGVAALVTCALFATATGIVGAVVTLMGMLALPAMLKARYDKSFATGIICAGGTLGILIPPSIMLIVYAAASGVSIVRLYAGALLPGLTLVGLYLVYVMGRALLQPKAAPRPTSDEIPDVPLLKVLWLLATSFFPLAFLILAVLGSILFGLATPTEAASIGALGGMVLALAYRALTFDRLRESVYLTVRTSAMVCWLFVGSYTFSSVFSYLGGEHVIAEFVGGLDLTPLQFLLLAQLIIFLLGWPLEWSEIIIIFVPIFLPLLPLFDIDPLFFGILVALNLQTSFLTPPMAMSAYYLKGVSPPGVLLTDIFKGIMPFLFMVIVSMVLMYTFPQIVFHLPDLFYGAR; encoded by the coding sequence GTGATTGACGCACATGTCGCCCTGATGATGCTTGGCATCTTCATTATGCTTGTTTTCCTTGGCTTTCCCGTTGCGTTTACGCTGATGGCGCTGGGGATCGGTTTTGGTTACTACGCCTATTTTGACGCAGGACGCATGTGGCGTGCCTTTAACCGTCTGGCCGAGGACAGCGATAGTCTGACATCGGCGATCACCTGGGTCGAAGGGGCGGTGAATAACCGGATATTCGATCTGTTCATCAACCAGACATATACGGTGATGTCCAACGAGGTCCTGACCGCGGTTCCGCTGTTCCTGTTCATGGGCTACATCGTTGAACGCGCCAATATCGTCAATCGGTTGTTTTCGACACTTAATATTGCGGCCAAAAATGTGCCCGGTTCGTTGGGGGTTGCGGCCCTTGTGACCTGTGCGCTGTTTGCCACCGCGACCGGGATTGTCGGTGCGGTGGTGACCCTGATGGGGATGCTGGCACTGCCCGCGATGCTGAAAGCACGTTATGACAAAAGCTTTGCCACCGGCATCATCTGTGCTGGCGGGACGCTGGGTATTCTGATCCCGCCATCGATCATGCTGATTGTTTATGCCGCGGCGTCGGGGGTATCGATCGTGCGGCTTTATGCCGGTGCATTGTTGCCGGGACTGACACTTGTCGGGTTGTATCTGGTTTATGTCATGGGGCGTGCCCTGTTGCAGCCCAAAGCCGCGCCGCGTCCGACATCGGATGAAATTCCCGATGTTCCCCTGCTCAAGGTTCTCTGGTTGCTGGCGACATCGTTCTTCCCGCTGGCATTCCTTATTCTGGCGGTTCTGGGATCGATCCTGTTTGGTCTGGCAACCCCGACCGAGGCGGCATCCATCGGGGCGCTGGGCGGGATGGTTCTGGCGCTGGCGTATCGTGCGCTGACCTTTGACCGGTTGCGGGAATCTGTTTATCTGACGGTGCGGACATCGGCGATGGTGTGCTGGCTGTTTGTCGGGTCTTATACTTTCTCGTCGGTGTTCTCGTATCTGGGGGGCGAGCATGTCATTGCCGAATTCGTTGGCGGACTTGATCTGACGCCGCTTCAGTTTCTGCTGCTGGCGCAGTTGATCATCTTCCTGCTGGGCTGGCCGCTGGAATGGTCGGAGATCATCATCATCTTCGTGCCGATCTTCCTGCCGCTGCTGCCGCTGTTTGATATTGATCCGCTGTTCTTTGGCATTCTGGTTGCGCTGAACCTTCAGACATCCTTCCTGACGCCGCCAATGGCAATGTCGGCCTATTACCTCAAGGGGGTTTCGCCTCCGGGTGTTTTGCTGACGGATATTTTCAAGGGAATCATGCCATTCCTGTTCATGGTGATTGTCAGCATGGTGCTGATGTATACCTTCCCCCAGATCGTGTTCCATCTGCCTGATCTGTTCTATGGTGCACGATAG
- a CDS encoding amidase produces MTLNPLLNLDVVELRDRLASGAVRAVEYAEACLERIAALEPEIQAWAYLDGDYVMAQARALDARRQSGMPIGPLHGLPVGLKDVIDTARMPTENGTPLDAGRVPTEDAVLVERLRAAGAIIMGKTVSTEMAFMCPSKTRNPHNTSHTPGGSSAGSAAAVAAAMVPLAVGTQTGGSVIRPASFCGVVGLKPTFGAIARTGVLTQSPTLDTIGVFARSVEGAALIAEILFGHDARDPATMPQPVPRLLQTARTEPLVTPTLAFVRPPQFDTVADDDTVMAFRELTSALGEQCFEAPLPKAFDDAADLRAKINFAEMAKCYYSYEKRGRDQLSPQMTEALDAGNRVTARDYLAALDWRDLYNVALDEVFQRCDAIITPAAPGPAPGNLDTTGNAIFNGLWTLCGTPAITLPLLWAENGLPMGVQLVGRRGDDARLLRTARWLVEFLSNSENEGASS; encoded by the coding sequence ATGACCCTTAATCCGTTGCTTAATCTTGATGTTGTTGAATTGCGCGACCGTCTGGCAAGTGGGGCGGTGCGCGCCGTGGAATATGCCGAAGCCTGCCTTGAGCGGATTGCGGCCCTTGAACCTGAAATTCAGGCATGGGCCTATCTGGATGGTGATTACGTGATGGCGCAGGCCCGTGCACTTGATGCGCGCCGCCAGTCTGGCATGCCCATCGGGCCGTTGCATGGGCTGCCGGTCGGGTTGAAGGATGTGATTGATACCGCCCGGATGCCGACCGAAAACGGTACCCCGCTTGATGCCGGGCGGGTGCCGACCGAGGATGCGGTGCTTGTCGAACGGCTGCGTGCGGCGGGTGCGATTATCATGGGGAAAACCGTTTCGACCGAAATGGCCTTCATGTGCCCGTCGAAAACCCGAAATCCGCACAACACATCCCATACACCGGGGGGATCATCGGCCGGATCGGCGGCGGCGGTGGCCGCGGCGATGGTGCCGCTTGCCGTGGGGACGCAAACCGGCGGGTCGGTGATCCGACCAGCATCCTTTTGCGGGGTGGTCGGGTTAAAGCCGACCTTTGGCGCGATTGCCCGCACGGGGGTTCTGACCCAGTCGCCGACACTTGATACCATTGGTGTTTTTGCCCGGTCGGTTGAAGGGGCGGCATTGATTGCCGAAATCCTGTTTGGTCATGATGCCCGTGACCCCGCGACCATGCCGCAGCCGGTGCCAAGGTTGCTTCAAACGGCCCGGACCGAGCCGCTGGTGACGCCGACACTGGCTTTTGTTCGTCCGCCGCAATTTGACACCGTGGCCGACGACGATACCGTGATGGCGTTTCGCGAATTGACCAGTGCGCTTGGCGAACAGTGTTTCGAAGCCCCGTTGCCCAAGGCATTTGATGATGCGGCGGATTTGCGCGCCAAGATCAATTTTGCCGAAATGGCGAAATGTTATTACAGCTATGAAAAGCGCGGGCGCGATCAATTGTCCCCGCAGATGACAGAGGCGCTTGATGCCGGGAACAGGGTAACGGCGCGGGATTATCTTGCGGCACTTGATTGGCGCGATCTTTACAATGTTGCGCTTGATGAAGTGTTCCAGCGTTGCGATGCGATCATTACCCCGGCAGCGCCGGGGCCAGCGCCCGGAAACCTTGATACGACGGGAAATGCCATTTTCAACGGTCTTTGGACGTTGTGCGGCACGCCTGCGATTACGCTGCCGTTGCTTTGGGCGGAAAACGGATTGCCGATGGGCGTGCAGCTTGTCGGGCGGCGCGGCGATGATGCGCGGTTGCTTCGAACGGCGCGCTGGCTTGTTGAATTTTTGTCGAATTCTGAAAATGAAGGAGCATCGTCATGA
- a CDS encoding sulfotransferase family protein encodes MTGQTTSEKSTTPASNGAAFHVSGWDNWLSGLIARHPMQWIRLGNFETKLASDAIEDVQIEKPVFVAGLARSGSTILLETLARHQDAATHRYRDYPPVFTPYLWNKFVDLAPKGKEVAVERTHADGINITPESPEAFEEMIWMAFFRHLHDVNESNVLDGQISNPAFEKFYRDHIRKLIHIRGGKRYISKANYLVTRMEYLLSIFPDARFVLPVRDPLWHIASLAKQHDLFCKGEQDNPRAIAHMQRVGHYEFGLDRRPINTGDLHATRQIMKHWKDGEEVAGWAHYWTDLHHYIADRMTVNKALKDATLVVRYEDFVADPANQLRRLFDHVDLPDAEPIINEVAPTIHAPTYYRPKFSDDEIDLIRDVTAIAAARFGYDGTQQDGAGVAKTKRA; translated from the coding sequence ATGACGGGCCAAACGACATCCGAAAAATCAACCACACCCGCGTCTAATGGCGCAGCCTTCCATGTATCGGGCTGGGATAACTGGCTAAGCGGCCTGATTGCCCGCCATCCGATGCAATGGATCAGACTTGGCAATTTCGAAACGAAACTTGCCAGTGATGCGATTGAAGATGTCCAAATAGAAAAGCCGGTCTTTGTCGCAGGGCTCGCCCGATCCGGCAGCACGATCCTTCTGGAAACGCTCGCCCGCCATCAGGATGCCGCAACCCATCGTTACCGCGACTATCCGCCGGTTTTCACGCCCTATCTTTGGAACAAGTTTGTCGATCTTGCCCCCAAGGGCAAGGAAGTCGCGGTTGAACGCACCCATGCGGACGGCATCAACATCACGCCCGAAAGCCCCGAAGCGTTCGAGGAAATGATCTGGATGGCGTTTTTCCGCCACCTGCATGACGTCAATGAAAGCAACGTCCTTGACGGTCAGATCAGCAACCCGGCGTTCGAGAAATTCTATCGCGATCACATCCGCAAACTGATCCATATTCGCGGTGGCAAACGTTATATCTCCAAGGCGAATTATCTGGTCACCCGGATGGAATATCTGCTCTCGATCTTCCCCGATGCCCGGTTCGTTCTGCCGGTGCGTGACCCGTTATGGCATATCGCATCCCTTGCCAAGCAGCACGACCTGTTCTGCAAGGGCGAACAGGATAACCCGCGTGCGATTGCCCATATGCAGCGTGTCGGCCATTACGAGTTCGGCCTTGATCGTCGTCCGATCAATACCGGCGATCTGCATGCCACCCGACAGATCATGAAACACTGGAAAGACGGCGAAGAAGTTGCCGGCTGGGCCCATTACTGGACCGACCTGCACCATTACATTGCCGATCGCATGACCGTGAACAAGGCCCTTAAAGATGCAACACTGGTGGTCCGGTACGAGGATTTCGTCGCCGACCCGGCAAATCAGTTGCGCCGCCTGTTTGACCATGTTGATCTGCCCGACGCCGAACCGATCATCAATGAAGTCGCCCCGACCATTCACGCGCCGACCTATTACCGCCCGAAATTCAGCGATGATGAAATTGATCTGATCCGCGATGTCACCGCAATTGCCGCGGCCCGTTTCGGCTATGACGGCACACAGCAGGACGGTGCAGGTGTCGCAAAAACAAAACGCGCCTAG
- a CDS encoding arylsulfotransferase family protein, whose protein sequence is MSAPEKTSESAENNRGDKIFFAAFMTGIAAISFGIGAFVILAEVPPYQSMKNAWRAGTALWEQRTKYSSVERLDFWSPARTEETGVTINKADKTQKGLTLYSSGDGPHAVLIDMGGNIVHEWRMPFSEIHDETSPIPNPQKDDFMHWHTAKMAPDGDLIVQYTAAGDTPYGYGMAKIDRNSKPVWKYLGTAHHDFSIAPDGRIYALTQEFRFNTYANRKQLTPPRLDDFAVILSPEGKEIKRVSILDALINSSYANMVDFAPYFSNEDVLHTNTIQLITEETAQNFAKGKAGDVVLSFRDLGIIAVLDMDAEKVVWATRGPWLGQHDPDVLPNGDILLFDNQGQLADPEAGQSRILQIDPETNGITWEYKGTAEQKFDSNIRADQQRLANGNTLITESSGGRLLEVTPEGEIVWEYHNPIRRDDPDNPGQKLIPVVSQSERISDERATLYRDTDFTPTSTNGDIQ, encoded by the coding sequence GTGTCTGCACCTGAAAAAACCAGTGAGTCTGCGGAAAACAACCGCGGCGATAAAATCTTTTTTGCTGCTTTCATGACCGGCATCGCCGCGATCAGCTTTGGCATCGGTGCGTTTGTCATACTGGCCGAAGTCCCGCCCTATCAGTCGATGAAAAATGCCTGGCGCGCGGGCACGGCATTATGGGAACAGCGCACCAAATACAGCAGCGTCGAACGGCTTGATTTCTGGTCCCCGGCCCGCACCGAAGAAACCGGTGTCACGATCAATAAAGCCGACAAGACCCAGAAAGGTCTGACCCTGTATTCATCGGGGGACGGGCCGCATGCCGTTCTGATCGATATGGGTGGTAACATCGTCCATGAATGGCGCATGCCGTTTAGCGAAATCCACGATGAAACATCGCCGATCCCCAACCCGCAAAAAGACGATTTCATGCATTGGCACACGGCCAAAATGGCACCTGATGGCGACCTGATCGTGCAATATACCGCGGCGGGCGATACGCCCTATGGCTATGGCATGGCCAAGATCGACCGCAACTCCAAACCGGTCTGGAAATATCTGGGGACCGCGCATCACGATTTTTCGATTGCGCCCGATGGCCGGATTTATGCCCTGACACAGGAATTCCGCTTTAACACATATGCCAACCGCAAACAGCTCACCCCGCCACGTCTGGACGATTTCGCGGTGATCCTGTCACCCGAAGGCAAGGAAATCAAACGTGTCTCGATCCTCGATGCGCTGATCAATTCAAGCTACGCCAACATGGTCGATTTCGCGCCCTATTTCTCGAACGAGGATGTGCTGCACACCAACACGATCCAGTTGATTACCGAAGAAACCGCGCAAAACTTTGCCAAGGGCAAGGCGGGCGATGTTGTTCTGTCCTTCCGTGATCTTGGCATCATTGCCGTGCTTGATATGGATGCGGAAAAAGTCGTCTGGGCAACACGCGGCCCGTGGCTTGGGCAGCATGACCCGGATGTCCTGCCAAACGGCGATATCCTGCTGTTTGACAATCAGGGACAGCTTGCCGATCCGGAAGCCGGACAATCGCGCATCCTGCAAATCGATCCGGAAACCAACGGCATCACCTGGGAATACAAGGGCACAGCCGAACAGAAATTCGACAGCAACATCCGCGCTGATCAGCAACGCCTTGCCAATGGCAATACCCTGATTACCGAATCAAGCGGCGGACGACTGCTCGAAGTCACCCCGGAAGGCGAGATCGTCTGGGAATACCACAACCCGATCCGCCGCGATGATCCCGATAACCCCGGCCAAAAACTGATCCCCGTCGTGTCGCAGTCTGAGCGCATCAGCGATGAACGCGCGACCCTTTATCGCGATACCGACTTCACCCCGACCTCCACGAATGGAGACATCCAATGA
- a CDS encoding Lrp/AsnC family transcriptional regulator gives MIRLDDQDLKILLTLQREGRITKVKLAEAVNLSPSPCWERLKRLEDLGVISGYHAHINLEMLVKPTLVMTEVTLRHHQHEDFAIFEKAVQDIPEIVECYALGGGVDYMLKVLCRDVDAYQRLIDGLLIAGIGIDRYFTYIVTKKVKVTPVPPIDALLDPGGRK, from the coding sequence ATGATCAGGCTGGATGATCAGGATCTGAAAATCCTGCTCACGCTGCAACGCGAGGGGCGCATCACCAAGGTCAAACTGGCCGAGGCGGTGAACCTCTCGCCAAGCCCGTGCTGGGAACGGCTCAAACGCCTCGAAGACCTTGGCGTGATTTCGGGCTATCACGCCCATATCAATCTTGAAATGCTGGTCAAGCCGACCCTTGTGATGACCGAGGTAACATTGCGCCATCACCAGCACGAGGATTTCGCGATTTTCGAAAAGGCGGTTCAGGATATCCCGGAAATCGTCGAATGCTACGCCCTTGGCGGCGGGGTGGATTACATGCTCAAGGTGCTGTGTCGTGATGTCGATGCCTATCAGCGTCTGATCGACGGGCTTCTGATCGCGGGGATCGGCATTGACCGTTATTTCACCTATATCGTCACCAAAAAGGTCAAGGTAACACCGGTCCCGCCAATTGACGCCCTTCTGGATCCCGGGGGGCGAAAATAA
- the doeB gene encoding N(2)-acetyl-L-2,4-diaminobutanoate deacetylase DoeB, translating into MTKKSPITPTIPFDQDGVHHGFLKLPYSRDDSAWGAVMIPITVIRNGDGPTALLTGGNHGDEYEGLVSLFKLAGKLSPAEIRGRVIILPAMNFPAFLNASRTSPIDKGNLNRSFPGKADGTVTQKIADYVLRHLVPEADIVLDLHSGGKTLDFIPFAAVHVLEDKEQEARCISAMKAFAAPYSMMMLELDSVGMFDTVVEEAGKTFVTTELGGGGSTTAERVAIADRGVRNLLIHAGILTGEPDVPDEGSVMLDMPDGNCFVASVSGGLFEPCVDLGETVLRGDLIARVYDANRTGGVPTEYKAPRDGIVACRHFPGLIKTGDCLAVIAEVVGK; encoded by the coding sequence ATGACAAAGAAATCCCCGATTACGCCAACCATCCCGTTCGATCAGGATGGCGTTCATCACGGCTTTTTAAAGCTGCCCTATTCGCGTGACGATTCCGCGTGGGGGGCTGTGATGATCCCGATTACGGTCATTCGCAACGGCGATGGGCCGACCGCCCTTCTGACCGGCGGCAATCACGGCGATGAATACGAAGGACTGGTATCGCTGTTCAAACTGGCCGGGAAACTCTCGCCCGCCGAAATCCGCGGGCGCGTGATCATCCTGCCTGCCATGAACTTCCCGGCATTCCTCAATGCGTCGCGGACATCCCCGATTGACAAGGGCAACCTTAACCGCAGCTTCCCCGGCAAGGCCGACGGTACGGTAACACAGAAAATCGCCGATTATGTTCTGCGCCATCTGGTGCCCGAAGCCGACATCGTCCTTGATCTGCATTCCGGCGGCAAGACGCTTGATTTCATTCCCTTTGCTGCCGTCCACGTCCTTGAAGACAAGGAACAGGAAGCCCGCTGCATAAGCGCGATGAAGGCCTTTGCTGCCCCCTATTCGATGATGATGCTCGAACTTGATTCGGTCGGCATGTTTGACACCGTGGTCGAGGAAGCCGGCAAAACATTCGTCACCACCGAACTGGGCGGCGGCGGCTCGACCACCGCCGAACGGGTGGCGATTGCGGATCGCGGGGTGCGCAACCTTCTGATCCATGCCGGTATTCTGACCGGTGAACCGGACGTCCCCGACGAGGGCAGCGTCATGCTTGATATGCCGGACGGCAATTGCTTTGTCGCGTCGGTTTCAGGCGGCCTGTTCGAACCCTGCGTCGATCTGGGTGAAACGGTTTTGCGCGGTGATCTGATTGCGCGCGTTTACGATGCCAACCGGACCGGCGGGGTGCCAACCGAATACAAGGCACCGCGCGACGGCATCGTCGCCTGTCGCCATTTCCCCGGCCTGATCAAGACCGGGGATTGTCTTGCTGTCATTGCCGAGGTGGTCGGGAAATGA
- the doeA gene encoding ectoine hydrolase DoeA (DoeA (degradation of ectoine A) is also called EutD (ectoine utilization D).), which yields MSQVELNFTREEYAERLEKTKKAMVEKGLDLLIVTDPSNMAWLTGYDGWSFYVHQCVLVPIEDDPIWFGRSQDANGAKRTVYMTHDRIIPYADYYVQSTTHHPMDYLSEVIEHRGWGTRNIGVEMDNYYFSARCYAQLQAHLPNAKFHDATALVNWQRAVKSETEIFYMRQAARIVENMHERIFEVVEPGMKKNELVAEIYRSGIVGIDGIGGDYPAIVPLLPSGADAGAPHLTWDDKPIPGDAGTFFEIAGCYKRYHAPLSRTVYLGQPEQRFLDAESALIEGLQAGLEAAKPGNVCEDIANAFFGVLQKYGIHKDSRCGYPIGLSYPPDWGERTMSLRPGDRTVLEPGMTFHFMPGLWFDDWGIEITESMMITETGSKTLTSYPRQLFVKN from the coding sequence ATGAGCCAGGTTGAACTGAATTTCACGCGCGAGGAATATGCCGAGCGTCTGGAAAAAACAAAAAAAGCCATGGTGGAAAAGGGGCTCGATCTTCTGATCGTGACCGACCCATCAAACATGGCCTGGCTGACCGGCTATGACGGCTGGTCGTTTTATGTTCACCAATGCGTGCTTGTCCCGATAGAGGACGACCCGATCTGGTTCGGGCGATCACAGGATGCAAACGGGGCAAAGCGCACGGTCTATATGACCCATGACCGCATCATCCCCTATGCCGATTACTATGTGCAATCGACCACCCATCACCCGATGGATTACCTGTCCGAGGTGATCGAACATCGCGGCTGGGGCACGCGCAATATCGGTGTTGAAATGGATAACTACTATTTCTCCGCCAGATGTTACGCCCAATTGCAGGCCCATCTGCCCAATGCAAAGTTCCATGATGCCACGGCACTGGTGAACTGGCAGCGTGCCGTAAAGTCCGAGACCGAGATTTTCTATATGCGCCAGGCGGCCCGCATCGTCGAAAACATGCATGAACGCATTTTCGAAGTCGTCGAACCGGGCATGAAGAAAAACGAACTGGTCGCCGAAATCTACCGTTCGGGGATTGTCGGCATTGACGGGATCGGCGGGGATTACCCGGCGATTGTGCCGCTGCTGCCGTCGGGTGCCGATGCCGGTGCGCCGCATCTGACCTGGGATGACAAACCGATACCGGGCGATGCCGGAACATTTTTCGAGATTGCCGGTTGCTATAAACGCTATCATGCGCCGCTGTCGCGCACGGTCTATCTGGGCCAACCTGAACAGCGTTTCCTTGATGCCGAAAGTGCCCTGATCGAAGGCCTTCAGGCTGGCCTTGAAGCCGCCAAACCCGGCAATGTCTGCGAAGACATCGCCAATGCCTTCTTTGGCGTCTTGCAAAAATACGGCATCCACAAAGACAGCCGGTGTGGCTATCCCATCGGGCTTTCCTACCCGCCAGACTGGGGCGAACGCACCATGAGCCTGCGCCCCGGTGACCGCACAGTCCTTGAACCCGGCATGACATTCCATTTCATGCCCGGACTCTGGTTTGATGACTGGGGGATCGAGATCACCGAAAGCATGATGATCACGGAAACCGGCAGCAAGACACTGACCAGTTATCCAAGGCAGTTATTCGTCAAAAACTGA
- the eutC gene encoding ectoine utilization protein EutC: MPNIRILTEADLRNVITLDTDAIACIENAFLALATKDVRMPPILRLDIDDHNGEVDVKTAYVPGLDSFAIKISPGFFDNPKLGLPSVNGLMNLFSAKTGLLEAVMLDNGYLTDIRTAAAGGVAAKHLARKDAKHAAIFGAGVQAKLQLQALKLVRGITSATIWARDMAKAEICAAACASELGLSVTATPDGRAAAQDADIIVTTTPAREPVLLSDWVKPGTHITAMGSDAEHKNEIDPALIGRADLYVCDSLSQCRILGELHHAIDARIIKADHTFPELGQIIAGSASGRASDDAITVADLTGTGVQDTAIATLARARCDAAKAGTEITS; the protein is encoded by the coding sequence ATGCCCAACATCAGAATTCTGACCGAAGCCGACCTTCGCAACGTGATCACCCTTGATACCGATGCGATTGCCTGTATCGAAAATGCCTTTCTGGCACTGGCGACCAAGGATGTCCGGATGCCGCCGATCCTTCGGCTTGATATCGACGATCACAATGGCGAGGTCGATGTCAAAACCGCCTATGTCCCCGGACTGGACAGTTTCGCCATCAAAATCAGCCCCGGCTTCTTTGACAATCCCAAGCTTGGCCTGCCGTCGGTCAACGGGTTGATGAACCTGTTTTCAGCCAAAACCGGCCTGCTCGAAGCCGTGATGCTCGATAATGGTTATCTGACCGATATCCGCACCGCTGCCGCCGGGGGCGTTGCCGCCAAACATCTGGCGCGCAAGGATGCAAAACATGCCGCGATCTTCGGGGCCGGTGTGCAGGCGAAATTGCAGCTTCAGGCGCTTAAACTGGTGCGTGGCATCACATCGGCCACCATCTGGGCACGCGATATGGCCAAGGCCGAAATCTGTGCCGCCGCCTGCGCCAGCGAACTTGGCCTGTCCGTAACCGCAACGCCCGATGGCCGGGCCGCGGCACAGGATGCTGATATCATCGTCACCACCACCCCCGCACGTGAACCCGTCCTTTTATCGGACTGGGTCAAACCCGGCACCCATATCACCGCCATGGGGTCGGATGCGGAACATAAAAACGAAATCGACCCGGCATTGATCGGCCGGGCAGACCTTTATGTGTGCGACAGCCTTTCGCAATGCCGGATTCTGGGTGAACTGCATCACGCCATTGATGCCCGGATCATCAAGGCCGACCACACATTTCCAGAACTGGGTCAGATTATTGCCGGATCGGCGTCGGGACGTGCTTCCGACGATGCGATCACGGTTGCCGATCTGACCGGTACGGGTGTCCAGGACACCGCAATCGCCACCCTCGCCCGCGCCCGCTGCGATGCAGCCAAGGCCGGGACCGAGATCACGTCGTAA
- the eutB gene encoding hydroxyectoine utilization dehydratase EutB — MKEPITLGDVLSARKTIAGHVIHTPLRPSASLSERIGSPVWLKCEHQQYTGSFKLRGAANAVLKLSPEQKEKGVVGVSTGNYGRALANAARNAGVRAVICMSELVPKNKVEGIRAQGAEICISGASQDEAQKEVDRLVAENGMTMLPPFDHADIIAGQGTLGLEILEQLPETDTLLVPLSGGGLLAGVALAAKSINPAIRVVGISMERGCAMITSLQEGKPTAVKELPTLADSLGGGIGQNNQYTFDMCADLTDDFVLVNETQIADGIRAAYHDDQQVIEGAAAVGIAALRAGLIDNPGTTVVLSTGCNIDMDLHKRIVGGEDVDLMAE, encoded by the coding sequence ATGAAAGAACCCATCACACTTGGTGATGTGCTTTCTGCCCGCAAAACCATTGCGGGACACGTGATCCATACACCACTGCGTCCGTCCGCCAGCCTGTCTGAGCGGATCGGATCGCCCGTGTGGCTGAAATGCGAACACCAGCAATATACCGGCAGCTTCAAGCTGCGCGGGGCGGCAAACGCCGTTCTGAAACTCTCGCCCGAACAAAAGGAAAAGGGCGTGGTCGGGGTATCAACCGGCAATTATGGCCGCGCTCTTGCCAATGCGGCGCGCAATGCCGGGGTTCGCGCCGTGATCTGCATGTCCGAACTGGTCCCGAAAAACAAGGTCGAAGGCATCCGCGCCCAGGGGGCCGAAATTTGCATTTCCGGCGCCTCTCAGGACGAGGCCCAAAAGGAAGTGGATCGTCTGGTTGCGGAAAACGGCATGACCATGCTGCCGCCCTTTGACCATGCCGATATCATCGCCGGTCAGGGAACCCTTGGCCTTGAAATCCTTGAACAGCTTCCGGAAACCGACACGCTTCTGGTGCCGCTATCGGGCGGCGGGCTTCTGGCAGGTGTGGCACTGGCGGCGAAGTCGATCAATCCGGCCATCCGGGTTGTCGGCATTTCGATGGAACGCGGCTGTGCCATGATCACAAGCCTGCAGGAAGGCAAACCGACCGCGGTTAAGGAACTGCCGACACTGGCCGACAGCCTCGGCGGCGGTATCGGGCAAAACAACCAATACACCTTCGATATGTGTGCCGATCTGACCGATGACTTTGTTCTGGTGAATGAAACCCAGATCGCGGACGGCATCCGCGCCGCCTATCACGATGACCAGCAGGTCATCGAAGGGGCCGCCGCCGTTGGCATCGCGGCCCTTCGCGCCGGATTGATCGACAATCCCGGCACCACGGTGGTTCTGTCCACCGGCTGCAATATCGACATGGATTTGCATAAACGTATTGTCGGCGGCGAAGACGTCGACCTGATGGCGGAGTAA